A genomic window from Vigna radiata var. radiata cultivar VC1973A chromosome 2, Vradiata_ver6, whole genome shotgun sequence includes:
- the LOC106755553 gene encoding receptor-like protein kinase 5, whose translation MQIQRKTRNKRPLRTQHISIFSTMFVFFLFFLFLLSPPRFSLSLTQDGLFLLQARSRLSDPHNSLSSWNPATSTPCQWRGVTCNNHSSAVIALDLSYSFLAGPFPAALCRLPSLSSLNLSYNLINSTLSAVSLCRSLLHLDLSQNALVGPIDSLAALTSLRYLDLSGNNLTGEIPETLTALPHLETLNLVSNLLTGTIPASLGNLTSLKRLQLAYNLFKPGPMPSELGKLGNLETLFLALCNLQGPIPDTFSNLVNLTNLDLSQNSITGNIPQWFTRFTRVTQIELFENSLSGELPRGMSKMTSLKLFDASRNELTGTIPTELCELPLQSLNLFENKLEGFLPGAIARSPNLSELKLFSNRLIGTLPSDLGSNSPLNHIDVSYNRFYGEIPANICRRGQLEQLLLIYNSFSGEIPESLGKCTSLMRVRLRNNNLSGSVPEGVWSLPRLHLLELFENHFSGHISKAISGSSSLSNLLVSNNRFSGSIPEEIGLLDNLVEFAGSNNNLSGQIPGSLVKLKQLVNLDLSSNNLSGDLNFGGIGHLSKVTDLNLSHNRLDGNVPSELGSFPVLNYLDLSWNNFSGEIPLQLQNLRLSELNLSYNQLSGDIPPLYANAKYKTSFIGNPGLCSNLPGLYNCYGRNKNWRHTWILWFIFVLAGVVFIIGVAWFYFRYRKLKKLKKGLCSSSWKSFHKLQFSGLEVAKLLNEANVIGKGASGKVYKVVLSNGEVVAVKKMSVGAPKKVDENGGSRKDEFEAEVEALGRIRHKNIVRLWCCCNSGNDKLLVFEYMPNGSLGDLLQGSKKSLLDWPTRCKIAVDAAEGLSYLHHDCVPPIVHRDVKSNNILVDEDFVAKVADFGVAKMVTKAGQGTESMSVIAGSYGYIAPEYAYTLRVSEKSDIYSFGVVILELVTGRAPIDPEYGENGLVKWVSSALEHEGVDHVVDPTLDYKFREEISKVLNVGLQCTSSNPITRPTMRKVVKMLREV comes from the exons ATGCAAATTCAGAGAAAAACCCGAAACAAACGACCACTCCGAACACAACATATTTCTATCTTCAGCACAATGTtcgtgttttttcttttcttcctcttccttctctctcctccgcgattctctctctctctaaccCAAGACGGCCTTTTCCTCCTCCAGGCGCGCAGCCGCCTCTCCGACCCCCACAACTCACTCTCCTCCTGGAACCCCGCCACCTCCACCCCCTGCCAGTGGAGGGGCGTCACCTGCAACAATCATTCCTCCGCCGTCATCGCCCTCGATCTCTCTTACTCCTTCCTCGCCGGCCCCTTCCCCGCCGCCCTCTGCCGCCTCCCCTCCCTCTCTTCCCTTAACCTCTCTTACAACCTCATCAACTCCACCCTCTCCGCCGTCTCCCTCTGCCGCTCCCTCCTCCATCTCGACCTCTCCCAAAACGCCCTTGTGGGTCCCATCGACTCCCTCGCCGCACTCACCTCCCTCCGCTACCTCGACCTCTCCGGCAACAACCTCACCGGAGAAATTCCTGAGACCCTCACCGCCCTACCCCACCTCGAAACGCTAAACCTCGTTAGCAATCTTCTCACAGGTACCATCCCCGCTTCACTCGGTAACCTTACTTCGCTGAAACGCCTTCAACTTGCTTACAACTTGTTCAAGCCGGGTCCCATGCCGAGTGAACTCGGGAAACTCGGAAACCTTGAAACGCTTTTTCTCGCTCTCTGCAACCTTCAAGGTCCCATTCCAGACACCTTCAGCAATCTCGTTAACTTGACAAACCTCGACTTGTCTCAGAACAGCATCACCGGTAACATCCCGCAATGGTTCACGCGTTTCACGCGCGTGACCCAAATTGAGCTTTTCGAAAACTCGCTCTCCGGGGAGCTACCCAGAGGAATGTCGAAGATGACGAGTTTGAAACTATTCGACGCGTCGAGGAACGAGTTGACTGGGACGATTCCGACCGAGTTGTGTGAGTTGCCACTCCAGTCACTGAATTTATTTGAGAACAAACTCGAAGGGTTTTTGCCGGGGGCCATTGCGCGTTCCCCGAACCTCTCTGAACTCAAACTTTTCAGTAACAGACTCATTGGAACGTTGCCGAGTGATTTGGGAAGTAACTCACCGTTGAACCATATTGACGTTTCGTATAACCGGTTTTACGGTGAAATTCCGGCGAACATTTGCCGGCGGGGGCAGCTTGAGCAACTACTCTTGATATACAATTCTTTTTCGGGTGAAATTCCCGAGAGTCTCGGAAAATGCACCAGTTTAATGAGGGTTCGGTTAAGAAACAATAATCTCTCGGGAAGTGTTCCTGAAGGGGTTTGGAGTTTGCCCCGTTTGCATTTGCTTGAGCTTTTCGAAAATCATTTTTCTGGGCACATTTCTAAGGCGATTTCTGGCTCTTCCAGCTTGTCAAATTTGTTGGTTTCAAATAACCGGTTTTCTGGGTCGATTCCTGAGGAAATCGGGTTATTGGACAATCTTGTGGAGTTTGCTGGTAGTAATAATAATCTCTCGGGTCAGATTCCAGGTAGTTTGGTGAAGTTGAAGCAGTTGGTTAATCTCGACCTTAGTTCTAATAATCTTTCTGGTGATCTTAATTTTGGTGGAATTGGTCACTTGAGTAAGGTCACTGAccttaatctgtcacataataGGTTGGATGGAAATGTTCCAAGTGAATTAGGAAGCTTTCCTGTGCTTAATTATCTTGATCTTTCTTGGAACAATTTCTCGGGAGAGATCCCATTGCAGTTGCAAAATTTGAGACTATCTGAGCTGAACTTGTCTTACAACCAGCTTTCTGGGGATATTCCTCCTCTTTATGCCAATGCCAAGTACAAAACGAGTTTTATAGGGAATCCTGGTCTCTGTAGTAATCTCCCTGGGCTTTATAATTGTTATGGTAGGAATAAGAACTGGAGGCACACGTGGATTTTATGGTTCATTTTTGTGCTTGCTGGAGTTGTGTTCATTATTGGGGTGGCTTGGTTTTACTTCAGGTACAGGAAgttgaagaaattgaagaaagggTTATGCAGTTCGAGTTGGAAGTCGTTTCACAAGCTGCAGTTTAGTGGGTTAGAGGTTGCTAAGTTGCTGAATGAGGCCAATGTGATAGGAAAGGGAGCATCCGGGAAGGTGTACAAGGTGGTGCTCAGCAACGGTGAGGTGGTGGCAGTGAAAAAAATGAGTGTAGGAGCCCCAAAGAAAGTGGATGAAAATGGTGGTtcaagaaaagatgaatttgaAGCTGAAGTAGAAGCACTTGGGAGGATCAGGCACAAGAATATTGTGAGGTTGTGGTGTTGCTGCAACAGTGGGAACGACAAGCTTTTGGTTTTTGAATACATGCCAAATGGGAGCTTGGGTGATTTGTTACAGGGTAGCAAGAAGAGCTTGTTGGATTGGCCTACAAGGTGTAAAATTGCTGTTGATGCTGCTGAGGGGCTTTCTTATTTGCATCATGATTGTGTCCCACCCATTGTCCACAGGGATGTGAAATCTAACAATATATTGGTTGATGAGGATTTTGTTGCAAAAGTTGCAGATTTTGGTGTTGCCAAAATGGTGACAAAAGCCGGCCAAGGGACAGAATCAATGTCTGTTATTGCAGGATCATACGGCTACATTGCACCAG AATACGCATACACTCTGAGGGTGAGTGAGAAGAGTGACATATACAGTTTTGGAGTGGTGATTTTGGAGTTGGTAACTGGGAGAGCCCCCATTGATCCAGAGTATGGTGAAAATGGTTTGGTGAAATGGGTTTCCTCTGCATTGGAACATGAAGGAGTCGATCATGTAGTTGATCCTACATTGGACTACAAATTCAGGGAA